One window of Chloroflexus aggregans DSM 9485 genomic DNA carries:
- a CDS encoding ATP-binding protein yields the protein MITVQLFGSPLVLRNHQPVVLSRRRSRALLYYLAAHTQPVRREQVLTLLWPDHERSSAQQLLRSTLYTVRQVLGEALVADNEQLALKATVDLRTLQAVLADPHATVQMLTSALPTHAVEVLAGFDLPDSEPFQSWLTGVREQARVLVGRGWLRLAHLYEQHGDLAAALHALDVALSIDPLQEDVQRDAMRLAYLNGDRVGAIRRFEQFRDLLDQELGVPPMRETQALYDAIITDTLPGTSAPVRLSAVSLNGVLPFIGRDTELLLLQTEAQPGRLLLIEGVSGIGKTRLAEEFLARCGGLVLSGSARELEQNLPYHPIRTALAAFVARPEWPALHSRLLLAPIWWHELGRLVPDLALPPTTPPDEARLWEAIARFLNELARQRPVYLLIDDLQWADTSTLGLLGYLLRRSTDVALTVIATTRPPEPRSALAHLIRALIREERLVRVVLERLAPAAILTIARQLSPAFAHPLADWLERNAEGNPYIVSELVRHARTAGWLTPNGMVDLSAFSAQSVVPQSVYHLIEARLSRLSGAARRVLDAAVVVGRDFDFAVVTKVAALSEEATLDALDELLAARLVLPLSDGQFRFDHPLTMEVVYRNLGDLRHRMLHRRVGEALEALYRDRIDEVAGQIVLHFIEGGWSERAAGYALRAAERAAALAAWPEAAEFYLKALDGVLPPQRSTVLRKLGYARLYAGAAGLAAEAFREAMGVASTLHEAVVARLALAHALIPQGRYADVIALVSQIDPDIDPRQQAEALFLWGTALSLEGADLGAATERLMMAEAVLRACPTAEAAALAQVSFELGNIAAQQGDLTTAIARYEMAQQIADEAGDSALTWRVLARNNQAYHRLLLGEISAAETIITAALSLAEEGGLLSVMPYLLSTAGEVALAQGDLETAIARFQQGLALATQFSIPERVAGITANLGLVALQRGDTTCAVHYLSTALAQADTLGARHLAAQIRVWLAPLLPPPEARIRLAEAQAIAEAGGRQRLLAAIAQVRAALSDQATVPR from the coding sequence ATGATTACGGTTCAGCTTTTTGGTTCGCCGCTGGTATTGCGTAACCATCAGCCGGTCGTATTGTCGCGCCGGCGCAGTCGGGCACTACTCTACTACCTTGCAGCACATACGCAGCCGGTGCGGCGGGAGCAGGTGTTGACCTTGTTGTGGCCCGACCACGAACGCAGCTCTGCCCAACAACTGCTGCGTTCAACACTCTACACCGTTCGGCAAGTTCTCGGTGAGGCGCTAGTTGCCGATAATGAGCAATTGGCGCTGAAGGCAACGGTTGATCTGCGCACGCTGCAAGCCGTACTTGCCGATCCACACGCAACGGTACAGATGTTAACGTCGGCATTGCCAACCCATGCCGTTGAGGTGTTAGCCGGGTTTGATCTGCCCGACAGTGAGCCGTTTCAGTCGTGGCTCACCGGTGTGCGTGAACAAGCGCGGGTGCTGGTTGGGCGCGGTTGGTTGCGGCTGGCCCATTTGTATGAACAGCACGGCGATTTGGCGGCTGCACTGCATGCCCTTGATGTGGCGTTGAGCATCGATCCACTACAAGAGGATGTGCAGCGTGATGCGATGCGTTTGGCGTATCTGAACGGTGATCGGGTAGGGGCTATCCGTCGGTTTGAGCAGTTTCGCGATCTGCTTGACCAAGAGTTGGGTGTGCCACCGATGCGCGAAACGCAGGCGCTGTACGATGCGATTATTACCGATACTCTTCCCGGTACGTCGGCTCCGGTGCGTCTGAGTGCGGTATCGCTGAACGGTGTGCTGCCCTTTATTGGCCGTGATACCGAACTGTTATTGTTACAAACAGAAGCCCAGCCCGGTCGTTTACTGTTGATTGAAGGTGTGTCCGGGATTGGTAAGACGCGACTCGCCGAGGAGTTTCTTGCCCGTTGCGGTGGGCTGGTGTTGAGCGGGAGTGCCCGTGAACTTGAGCAAAATTTGCCCTACCATCCTATCCGCACTGCTCTTGCTGCGTTTGTAGCTCGGCCTGAATGGCCTGCGCTGCACAGTCGATTGCTGTTGGCGCCGATCTGGTGGCATGAACTGGGGCGGTTGGTGCCCGATCTGGCGCTACCGCCGACCACACCACCCGATGAAGCGCGGTTGTGGGAAGCGATTGCCCGCTTCTTAAACGAGTTGGCCCGTCAGCGACCGGTCTACCTCCTGATCGATGATCTTCAGTGGGCTGATACGAGTACCTTAGGTTTGCTCGGCTATCTGTTGCGGCGTAGTACCGATGTCGCGTTAACGGTTATCGCTACGACTCGCCCTCCCGAACCGCGTAGCGCTCTTGCTCATCTCATCCGTGCTTTGATCCGGGAAGAGCGCCTCGTGCGTGTCGTACTGGAACGGCTGGCACCGGCTGCAATTCTGACGATTGCCCGCCAGCTAAGCCCGGCCTTTGCCCACCCTCTCGCCGATTGGTTGGAGCGTAATGCAGAAGGGAATCCGTACATCGTTTCCGAACTGGTGCGCCACGCGCGTACCGCCGGTTGGCTGACACCCAATGGTATGGTCGATCTAAGTGCATTCTCGGCTCAATCGGTGGTTCCGCAGAGTGTGTATCATCTCATCGAAGCGCGCCTCAGTCGATTGTCAGGTGCGGCCCGGCGCGTGCTCGATGCGGCGGTTGTCGTAGGTCGTGATTTCGACTTTGCTGTTGTCACGAAAGTTGCCGCGCTTTCCGAAGAGGCAACGCTAGACGCCCTCGATGAATTGCTGGCCGCTCGTTTGGTGTTGCCGCTCAGCGATGGTCAGTTCCGTTTCGATCATCCCTTGACTATGGAAGTGGTCTATCGGAATCTCGGCGATCTGCGTCACCGTATGCTTCACCGGCGCGTAGGGGAAGCTTTGGAGGCGTTGTATCGCGATCGGATTGATGAGGTAGCCGGGCAAATCGTGTTGCACTTTATTGAGGGTGGTTGGTCGGAACGGGCTGCCGGCTATGCGTTGCGGGCCGCCGAACGAGCCGCTGCGTTGGCAGCGTGGCCGGAAGCGGCAGAGTTTTATCTCAAAGCTTTAGACGGTGTGTTGCCGCCTCAACGTTCAACCGTCTTGCGTAAACTCGGCTATGCTCGGCTATACGCCGGTGCAGCGGGGTTGGCTGCCGAAGCCTTTCGTGAAGCGATGGGTGTGGCGTCAACCCTGCATGAAGCCGTTGTCGCGCGATTAGCACTTGCCCATGCCCTGATCCCGCAGGGTCGCTACGCCGATGTGATTGCGTTGGTGAGCCAGATCGATCCTGATATTGATCCACGTCAACAGGCAGAAGCTCTTTTTCTCTGGGGGACGGCGCTCTCGTTGGAAGGTGCCGATCTCGGTGCTGCCACCGAACGGTTAATGATGGCCGAAGCCGTGTTACGTGCTTGCCCGACGGCTGAAGCAGCCGCTCTGGCGCAAGTCTCGTTTGAGCTAGGCAATATTGCCGCCCAGCAGGGCGATCTCACTACCGCCATTGCCCGCTACGAGATGGCCCAACAGATCGCCGACGAAGCCGGTGATAGTGCGCTGACGTGGCGAGTATTGGCTCGCAATAATCAGGCGTATCATCGTCTGCTGCTCGGTGAAATCTCGGCTGCCGAGACTATAATCACTGCCGCATTGAGCCTGGCTGAAGAAGGTGGTTTGCTCTCGGTTATGCCATACCTTCTCTCGACCGCCGGTGAAGTAGCGTTGGCGCAAGGTGATCTGGAGACGGCTATCGCTCGCTTCCAACAGGGGTTAGCGCTCGCCACTCAATTCAGCATTCCTGAACGGGTAGCCGGTATCACGGCCAATCTTGGCTTAGTCGCGTTGCAACGTGGTGATACGACCTGTGCTGTGCATTACCTCTCGACGGCGTTAGCCCAAGCCGATACGCTTGGTGCCCGTCATCTGGCTGCCCAGATTCGGGTTTGGCTGGCACCACTGTTACCACCGCCTGAAGCGCGGATACGGCTGGCCGAAGCCCAAGCAATTGCCGAGGCGGGCGGCAGACAACGCCTGCTGGCGGCAATTGCCCAAGTTCGAGCAGCGTTGTCCGATCAAGCGACTGTTCCGCGTTGA
- a CDS encoding adenylate/guanylate cyclase domain-containing protein yields MHTVPNLVERRLNGSFITHYMLELFGNSIHFALANILLESLIDYQKNYFLSFDPYVLLFSSLIQGYFLTIYSTKSPFYRFLGNLIAPSLYIAIEFSIEGITFWNDLNHRFYPLFGFLIGLTQLLQGFTKRKSIKDLLIIIENIIRTGIIFLMYYIFETQTNPNQTENLTTFFSDTSHQFIGLSLLFFGVAIGLANATSQHYLGLLRDTTTKLKTFSEWLLGRELLNISLIQPELLHQQRQQRTIMFIDIRGFTQWSEAHSPEETVTLLSQYYCAVEDVLDRHRVIKWKISADEVMAIFAQPLEAVRAAAEIQQQITPLLAPEQLGAGIGLHCGQVVEGLLGSDTIKFYDVIGDTVNTTKRIESAAGKGEILISEPLYQYVKTIFASDLSRQLHVKGKAHPLTVYSLTETAPQPAVAVSVSA; encoded by the coding sequence ATGCATACCGTACCAAATCTGGTCGAACGACGCCTCAATGGCTCATTCATTACTCACTATATGCTCGAACTCTTCGGAAACTCAATTCATTTTGCCCTTGCTAACATTTTACTCGAATCGCTTATCGACTATCAAAAGAATTACTTTCTCTCTTTTGATCCATACGTTCTTCTCTTCAGCAGTTTGATCCAAGGGTATTTCCTGACAATATATAGCACTAAATCGCCCTTCTACCGTTTCCTTGGCAATCTCATTGCTCCATCACTATACATCGCCATCGAGTTTTCAATCGAAGGAATAACTTTTTGGAATGACCTTAATCATAGATTTTATCCGTTGTTCGGGTTCTTGATCGGCCTTACTCAATTACTCCAAGGGTTTACCAAACGTAAATCGATCAAAGATCTTCTGATTATTATTGAGAACATCATCCGTACCGGAATTATCTTTTTGATGTACTATATTTTTGAAACGCAGACCAACCCCAACCAGACAGAAAACCTCACCACCTTCTTTTCCGATACCAGTCACCAGTTCATCGGATTATCCCTGCTCTTTTTCGGTGTGGCAATCGGCTTAGCCAATGCAACGAGCCAACATTATCTAGGTCTACTCCGTGATACCACGACCAAATTAAAGACCTTTTCGGAGTGGCTGCTTGGGCGTGAGCTGCTCAACATCTCCCTTATCCAACCAGAATTGCTGCATCAGCAACGTCAACAGCGAACAATTATGTTTATCGATATTCGTGGCTTTACGCAATGGAGTGAAGCCCATTCACCGGAAGAAACGGTTACGCTGCTCAGTCAGTATTATTGTGCAGTTGAAGATGTGTTGGATCGACATCGGGTCATCAAATGGAAAATATCGGCTGACGAGGTGATGGCAATCTTTGCTCAGCCCCTTGAAGCAGTACGGGCTGCTGCCGAGATTCAACAACAGATCACACCGCTCCTTGCGCCCGAACAGTTAGGTGCCGGCATTGGGTTACATTGTGGTCAAGTGGTCGAAGGATTGTTGGGCAGCGACACCATTAAGTTTTATGACGTGATAGGCGACACAGTCAATACTACTAAACGAATCGAGAGTGCTGCCGGTAAGGGCGAAATCTTGATCTCGGAACCGCTGTATCAGTACGTTAAAACCATCTTTGCCAGCGATCTCTCACGTCAGCTTCACGTGAAGGGAAAGGCGCATCCGCTTACGGTTTACTCGCTCACCGAAACAGCACCGCAGCCGGCTGTAGCGGTTTCTGTTTCCGCTTGA
- a CDS encoding cyclic-di-AMP receptor, whose protein sequence is MKLIVFVVEDSHADAGVDALVTAGFRVTRLATTGGFLRRGNTTLLVGVEDSQVDRAHEIMQRAAPGTLAITMDLERYERL, encoded by the coding sequence ATGAAACTGATTGTGTTTGTAGTGGAAGACTCCCATGCCGATGCCGGTGTTGATGCGCTTGTTACTGCCGGTTTTCGTGTAACCCGACTGGCGACGACCGGTGGTTTCTTACGACGGGGGAATACGACCCTGTTAGTTGGCGTGGAGGACTCGCAAGTAGATCGCGCCCACGAAATCATGCAGCGCGCTGCACCGGGCACCCTTGCCATTACGATGGATCTTGAGCGTTACGAGCGGTTGTAA
- a CDS encoding glycosyltransferase family 4 protein, translating into MRILYLASGIPVPGTLGGSIHTLEVARGLAQRGHDVHVVAASRELPLSYVRLRPMRQLTAQSWNGFTLYHQDIPKALSLLGTAAIIKLTRQLRPDLIMERYYNFAGAGLIAARRLGIPTLLEVNALIVDPPEILKRRIDDALGGPFRRWAEQQCRWASRIVTPLHTTVPAGIPRDKIIELPWGANVETFTPPPTPPPGPPKVIFMGSFRAWHGVSDFVYAARLLIERGHPAHFVLIGDGPERAAAESLAAPYRDRFTFTGAVPHQQIPTLLGQGHLGVAPFNTAPHPALRAAGFFWSPLKIYEYMAAGLPVVTAAIPPLTTIIREGIEGALFREGDVHDLAAAIERVLVNPAAAFAMGQRARARVVAEFSWQRHCAELEHIGESLIKTNSHHILRKIQ; encoded by the coding sequence GTGCGCATTCTCTATTTAGCCTCTGGCATTCCGGTACCGGGGACATTGGGCGGCAGCATCCACACCTTGGAAGTTGCGCGTGGGCTGGCTCAACGCGGTCATGACGTTCACGTGGTCGCAGCGAGCCGTGAGCTGCCGCTCAGTTATGTTCGGCTCCGGCCAATGCGTCAACTCACCGCGCAGTCGTGGAACGGTTTTACCCTCTACCACCAAGACATTCCCAAAGCCCTTAGCCTACTGGGAACGGCTGCAATTATCAAGCTCACCCGGCAACTCCGGCCCGATCTGATAATGGAGCGCTACTACAACTTTGCCGGCGCCGGCCTCATCGCCGCCCGTCGACTCGGCATCCCGACCCTGTTGGAAGTAAACGCCTTGATCGTTGATCCACCGGAGATTCTCAAACGACGGATCGATGACGCGCTCGGTGGGCCATTTCGACGCTGGGCAGAACAACAGTGTCGTTGGGCGAGTCGAATTGTGACGCCGCTGCATACGACGGTTCCGGCAGGCATTCCGCGCGACAAGATCATCGAGCTACCTTGGGGAGCGAATGTAGAGACCTTCACCCCACCACCTACCCCACCGCCCGGACCGCCCAAGGTGATCTTTATGGGTTCCTTCCGCGCATGGCATGGAGTGAGCGATTTTGTCTACGCGGCCCGCTTACTTATCGAGCGGGGGCACCCCGCTCACTTCGTGCTCATCGGTGATGGACCTGAACGGGCCGCTGCCGAATCCTTAGCTGCACCCTACCGGGATCGGTTCACTTTTACCGGCGCAGTACCACACCAACAGATTCCTACCTTGCTCGGCCAAGGCCATCTGGGTGTGGCACCCTTCAACACCGCGCCCCATCCGGCCCTACGCGCCGCCGGCTTTTTCTGGTCACCCCTCAAAATCTACGAATACATGGCCGCCGGTCTGCCGGTCGTTACTGCCGCGATCCCTCCGCTCACCACGATTATTCGTGAGGGAATTGAAGGGGCACTCTTTCGCGAAGGTGATGTACATGACCTGGCAGCGGCGATTGAACGGGTCTTAGTCAACCCTGCGGCTGCCTTTGCAATGGGGCAACGTGCCCGCGCGCGCGTCGTCGCCGAGTTTTCGTGGCAACGACATTGTGCCGAGCTAGAGCACATTGGAGAATCTTTGATCAAAACAAACTCTCACCACATTTTAAGAAAAATCCAATAA
- a CDS encoding AAA family ATPase translates to MMLAHLSELACYLPGLIRRRLQSLGVDGQLEPALETCSAAILVADLSGFTALTEHLTQTNPAGAEELTQILDLYFGHLVRIVTAHGGDVIKFSGDGLIALWYGDESLTILTRRAVQCGLAIQMMMAPAVWSTAVIDEQARRLRARVGIGAGEVTIMHLGGVFGRWELLITGDAVQEAGAAEAAAPPGEVALTNTAWELVRQWCETVPLPNGHRKLTALLDDVPLQALREIEIVPEQLELLRAYVPKAILTRIDAGHSAWLAELRYVTVLFIHLGSLTAETPLPAAQAVIRAIQTCLYRYEGSINRLGTDSKGPTLLAAFGLPPFAHEDDTLRGVLAAQDIVQTLTDLGFACAIGVTSGQALCSSVGGQERREYTMMGTVVNRAARLMQAAHQQNVPILCDGETVAACREHISFSALPPLHLRGIPDPINVFQPLPTTPNSHHQEITTIGRHSDKLIGRASELAFLQDRLADLQKGRGSGVLITGEVGIGKSHLVQTFLAQARSRGAVVLSGIARPIDRSPYNTLRTCLPSLLGDPRLTDLTDTVYEVANELWPTTLSGQAIQPTTLAPAHAERLRESLISLLVSAATRVLLVLVIEDIQWLDEATWVLLAELLDRRPPILLVTTGRPPLNQMEVQRRLIYHPSIEHIKLSGLSPPLVHDLIAQIFGVEHVDESIWRMIAEQTQGHPFFSIELAKALRDAGLVMRQQGICRFVPGASSTANQMVRLPATVQGLITSRFDQLALDQQLTLKAASVIGVEFDTTTLAAIHPTNLNEQQLIGQLFELQQSGLISLERLEPHPFYAFRPAAVAEAIYNLMSFAQRRQLHGRLAEYLEQTVGHDPLQATTIAYHWQAAGEPIRARPYLDRAGELALYTGDYARAIELLSQANQIGNDLQPQVRGRRERMLAEAFYGQGRLAESYRCLQSAFTHLGLPLPEARRAMLWPALAEIMRQSLQLFGIRSQLLPDGINLLEIARATTLLVQLDYYQRDPITLVHSTLRALTFANAIGLAHARARAYAHMSIILNRLPILAGRYRRKSMQLAQALGDPATVAWIAQAHGLAALGRGDWKRAQAALHLGLTIAKQIGDTRRWVECRALLSMLQVRTGQMTTALAGLSEILAYGERSRDHQVQIWGRLSAVEIYLIAGNLPAAINEWQAASNLFTDPNRVSRADQIWHTVLAARIALLNSATQQAYELALQALEQIDQAPPLAIYLLRSYEALAQMSLPWRKRWKARLIRWQVGLFFPIATKTAPLTSEQSKKKGQVR, encoded by the coding sequence ATGATGCTTGCTCACCTCAGTGAACTCGCCTGCTATCTTCCCGGTCTCATTCGACGCCGGCTGCAAAGTCTGGGGGTCGATGGGCAGCTCGAACCGGCGCTGGAAACATGTTCAGCAGCCATTCTGGTGGCCGATCTATCGGGTTTCACTGCGCTTACCGAACACTTAACGCAGACGAATCCGGCAGGTGCAGAAGAACTGACACAGATTCTCGACCTCTACTTTGGGCATTTGGTAAGGATTGTCACGGCGCATGGCGGCGATGTCATCAAATTCTCCGGTGATGGTCTGATTGCGCTGTGGTACGGCGATGAGTCGTTGACGATCCTTACCCGACGCGCCGTGCAATGTGGCCTGGCAATTCAGATGATGATGGCGCCGGCAGTATGGAGCACGGCGGTGATTGATGAGCAAGCCCGCCGACTGCGTGCCCGAGTCGGGATCGGTGCAGGCGAAGTCACGATCATGCATCTCGGTGGAGTATTTGGGCGGTGGGAATTACTGATTACCGGCGACGCAGTTCAAGAAGCGGGAGCGGCGGAAGCAGCAGCACCACCGGGTGAGGTGGCCTTAACGAATACTGCGTGGGAACTCGTGCGGCAATGGTGTGAAACCGTACCGCTGCCGAATGGACATCGGAAGCTGACCGCCTTGCTCGATGATGTGCCGTTACAGGCGTTACGCGAGATCGAGATAGTACCGGAACAGCTCGAACTTCTGCGCGCATATGTCCCCAAAGCGATCCTCACGCGCATCGACGCCGGGCATAGCGCATGGCTCGCCGAGCTACGGTACGTGACCGTTCTCTTTATTCATTTAGGTAGCCTCACTGCCGAGACGCCCCTCCCGGCAGCGCAAGCCGTGATTCGTGCCATTCAGACCTGCTTGTACCGCTACGAAGGTAGTATCAATCGGCTTGGTACCGATAGTAAGGGGCCGACATTATTGGCGGCTTTCGGCTTACCACCGTTTGCCCACGAAGATGATACCCTGCGCGGTGTGTTAGCGGCTCAAGACATTGTGCAAACATTGACCGATCTGGGTTTCGCATGTGCAATCGGTGTGACCAGCGGGCAAGCTTTGTGCAGTTCGGTCGGAGGGCAAGAACGGCGCGAATATACGATGATGGGCACGGTTGTCAATCGAGCCGCACGACTGATGCAGGCAGCCCATCAGCAAAACGTACCAATTTTGTGTGACGGTGAGACGGTCGCTGCGTGTCGTGAACATATCAGTTTTAGTGCTTTGCCACCGTTGCACCTCCGCGGCATTCCCGATCCGATCAACGTCTTCCAACCGCTACCGACGACACCGAACAGTCATCATCAAGAGATCACAACGATTGGCCGGCATAGCGACAAGCTGATCGGGCGAGCAAGCGAGTTAGCATTTCTCCAGGACCGACTCGCAGATTTGCAAAAAGGACGTGGCAGCGGGGTGCTCATCACCGGTGAGGTCGGCATCGGCAAATCGCACCTCGTGCAGACGTTTCTCGCGCAGGCGCGAAGCCGGGGTGCGGTTGTCCTAAGCGGCATTGCCCGACCCATCGATCGCAGTCCGTATAACACCCTGCGGACCTGTCTCCCCAGCCTTCTCGGTGATCCACGTCTAACCGATCTGACGGATACGGTTTACGAGGTTGCCAACGAATTGTGGCCGACCACGTTAAGCGGCCAAGCAATTCAACCAACAACCTTAGCCCCGGCCCACGCCGAGCGATTACGAGAAAGTTTGATCAGCCTACTCGTCAGTGCTGCCACTCGTGTACTGCTTGTCCTTGTCATTGAAGACATTCAGTGGCTCGACGAGGCGACGTGGGTTTTGCTGGCCGAATTGCTCGATCGGCGTCCCCCCATCTTGCTGGTTACCACCGGACGACCACCACTGAACCAGATGGAAGTGCAGCGCCGACTGATTTATCACCCATCGATCGAGCATATCAAATTAAGCGGCCTTAGCCCACCGTTGGTTCACGATCTCATTGCCCAAATCTTTGGCGTTGAGCATGTCGATGAGTCAATCTGGCGTATGATTGCCGAGCAGACGCAAGGGCATCCATTTTTCAGTATCGAATTGGCCAAAGCCCTACGTGATGCAGGATTAGTCATGCGCCAGCAGGGTATCTGCCGATTTGTACCGGGTGCGAGCAGTACGGCCAACCAGATGGTACGCCTGCCGGCAACTGTGCAGGGATTGATTACCAGCCGATTTGATCAGTTAGCACTCGATCAGCAATTGACGCTCAAAGCAGCCAGTGTTATCGGAGTTGAATTTGACACGACAACGTTAGCTGCCATTCACCCGACCAATCTGAACGAACAGCAACTGATCGGGCAGCTCTTCGAGTTACAACAGTCCGGTCTCATTTCGCTCGAACGCCTCGAACCTCATCCGTTCTACGCTTTTCGTCCGGCAGCAGTTGCCGAAGCGATCTACAACCTCATGAGTTTTGCGCAGCGGCGGCAACTGCATGGACGTTTGGCAGAGTATCTTGAGCAAACCGTCGGTCACGATCCGCTCCAAGCGACCACGATTGCGTATCACTGGCAAGCAGCCGGTGAGCCGATCCGTGCTCGTCCGTATCTTGATCGTGCGGGTGAATTAGCCCTCTATACCGGTGATTATGCACGGGCTATTGAACTACTCAGTCAAGCCAATCAAATCGGTAATGATCTACAGCCGCAAGTACGTGGACGGCGCGAACGAATGCTTGCCGAAGCGTTTTACGGGCAAGGGCGACTAGCCGAGAGCTATCGCTGTTTACAGAGCGCATTTACCCACCTTGGGCTGCCGTTACCGGAGGCACGACGAGCAATGCTCTGGCCGGCATTAGCAGAAATTATGCGGCAGAGTTTGCAACTGTTTGGCATCCGTTCGCAACTGCTACCAGACGGCATAAACCTGCTTGAGATTGCACGAGCAACTACCTTACTCGTCCAGCTCGACTACTACCAACGCGATCCGATCACCCTCGTCCACAGTACACTGCGGGCATTAACCTTCGCCAACGCCATCGGCTTAGCGCACGCACGGGCACGGGCATACGCGCATATGAGCATCATCCTCAACCGCTTGCCGATTCTTGCCGGTAGGTACCGCCGAAAATCGATGCAGCTCGCACAAGCGTTAGGTGATCCGGCCACAGTGGCGTGGATCGCGCAAGCCCACGGGTTAGCTGCGCTTGGCCGAGGCGACTGGAAGCGCGCACAGGCCGCATTGCACCTTGGTTTGACAATTGCCAAGCAAATCGGCGATACCCGCCGCTGGGTCGAATGTCGCGCCTTGCTGAGTATGCTCCAGGTGCGAACCGGTCAGATGACCACTGCACTGGCCGGTTTGTCCGAGATTTTGGCCTATGGCGAACGCAGCCGTGATCATCAGGTGCAAATTTGGGGGCGCTTAAGCGCCGTCGAGATTTATCTGATCGCCGGTAATTTGCCGGCAGCGATCAATGAATGGCAAGCAGCGAGCAATTTATTTACCGATCCAAACCGCGTTAGCCGTGCCGATCAGATTTGGCACACCGTGCTCGCCGCCCGGATCGCGTTGCTGAACAGTGCAACCCAGCAAGCCTACGAGTTAGCGCTGCAAGCCCTCGAGCAAATCGATCAAGCTCCTCCCCTAGCGATCTACCTTTTGCGCAGCTATGAAGCGCTGGCCCAGATGTCACTACCTTGGCGAAAACGCTGGAAAGCACGACTCATTCGCTGGCAAGTAGGATTATTCTTCCCAATCGCGACGAAAACCGCCCCGCTCACGAGTGAACAGAGCAAAAAAAAGGGACAGGTGCGATGA
- a CDS encoding phosphoribosyltransferase, whose translation MPAPVVSQRFFDRRAAGRALAWALSHYAGRPHLQVLALPRGGVPVAYEVAQALSAPLDVLLVRKLGVPGQVELAMGAIAEQGARVLNHDIIAELNIPPHVIEEVTVLEQAEIERRTRAYRGSNPPPELHDKTVILIDDGLATGATMHAAVTCVRLQHPRWIAVAVPVASKAAVRMLRSVADDVIAVMVVEPFYALSYWYEDFSQTSDDEVRRLLQAGRSLSTPSSPKNA comes from the coding sequence ATGCCGGCTCCCGTCGTGTCACAGCGGTTTTTCGATCGTCGCGCCGCCGGACGTGCTCTGGCATGGGCTTTGAGCCACTACGCCGGTCGCCCGCATTTGCAGGTGTTGGCCTTACCACGCGGTGGTGTTCCCGTAGCGTATGAGGTAGCACAAGCGTTGTCTGCACCACTTGATGTGTTGCTGGTGCGCAAGTTGGGGGTGCCCGGTCAAGTAGAATTGGCCATGGGGGCAATTGCCGAGCAAGGTGCGCGCGTCTTGAATCACGATATCATCGCTGAGTTGAACATTCCTCCTCACGTTATCGAGGAGGTGACAGTCCTCGAACAGGCCGAGATTGAGCGGCGTACTCGTGCGTATCGCGGTTCGAATCCGCCACCTGAGTTGCATGATAAGACGGTGATTCTGATCGACGACGGTTTGGCGACCGGTGCCACGATGCATGCAGCAGTAACATGTGTGCGATTACAGCATCCTCGTTGGATCGCCGTAGCCGTGCCGGTCGCCAGCAAAGCAGCCGTGCGGATGTTACGCTCGGTGGCCGATGATGTGATCGCGGTGATGGTGGTCGAACCGTTTTATGCTCTGAGTTATTGGTACGAAGACTTTAGCCAAACGAGTGATGATGAGGTGCGACGTTTGTTGCAGGCTGGTCGTTCGCTGAGTACTCCATCATCGCCAAAAAATGCATGA
- a CDS encoding serine/threonine-protein kinase — protein MVQLQVGDTIGHSRIEALIASSMISDVYRAIDSRSGHRCAVRIFRTSFDHVTDLRVLFYHEARIAAALHHPHILRINEIGEWRGHGYIISEYMAEGSLPLWLRRASPSFLTLLDLARQAALALVYAHRFNVVHGDLRPASLLLTNDIRYRSGLRLVVSGFALGRLSSEVLAIGGMTPSRYLAPERREGAAPSPAADVFAFGQILSDLFIATVPDPDIAQLCAACTALDPAARPPAATIALDLALRMHGSRV, from the coding sequence ATGGTTCAGCTACAGGTGGGTGATACAATCGGTCATTCCCGGATTGAAGCCCTCATCGCCTCCTCGATGATCAGCGATGTCTACCGGGCCATTGATTCGCGAAGCGGCCACCGCTGTGCGGTACGAATCTTTCGCACCTCGTTTGACCATGTGACTGACTTGCGAGTCCTGTTTTACCACGAAGCGCGTATCGCTGCTGCCCTTCACCATCCTCACATTCTCCGTATCAATGAGATCGGCGAATGGCGTGGTCATGGGTACATTATCAGTGAGTATATGGCCGAAGGATCGTTACCGCTATGGTTGCGTCGGGCAAGTCCGTCATTCCTAACGCTGTTAGATTTGGCGCGCCAGGCAGCCCTTGCGTTAGTGTACGCACACCGGTTCAACGTCGTTCACGGTGATTTACGTCCGGCATCCCTCTTGCTCACGAACGATATTCGGTATCGATCCGGATTACGATTAGTCGTAAGTGGTTTTGCGCTTGGTCGGCTCAGTAGCGAAGTGTTAGCGATTGGCGGCATGACACCGAGTCGTTATCTGGCCCCTGAACGTCGTGAAGGTGCCGCTCCTTCGCCCGCCGCCGATGTGTTTGCCTTTGGGCAAATCCTCAGCGACCTATTCATCGCAACCGTTCCCGATCCTGACATTGCTCAACTGTGTGCGGCTTGTACCGCGCTCGATCCGGCAGCTCGGCCACCGGCCGCCACCATTGCACTTGATCTAGCGCTGCGGATGCACGGTTCAAGGGTATGA